The proteins below are encoded in one region of Bremerella sp. P1:
- a CDS encoding Hsp20/alpha crystallin family protein translates to MNAPLTTRQSRGLFPWAQGGGVPALREEMEHMFQRFWDENGDAWGSQMLSPALDLKESDKDVTVRLDLPGVEAKEVDIQLNGNQLVVSGERKEEKEEKGETYHRIERRSGRFSRSTILPCAVQEDEIDATMKDGILTVVLPKSPEAQSRHIEVKSS, encoded by the coding sequence ATGAACGCTCCACTTACAACCCGACAAAGCCGCGGGCTGTTTCCTTGGGCCCAGGGCGGCGGTGTTCCTGCTCTGCGAGAAGAGATGGAACACATGTTCCAGCGTTTCTGGGATGAAAATGGTGACGCCTGGGGTAGCCAGATGCTGTCACCGGCCCTTGATCTGAAGGAGTCTGACAAGGATGTTACCGTTCGTCTGGATCTGCCTGGTGTGGAAGCTAAGGAGGTCGACATCCAGCTGAATGGAAACCAGTTGGTGGTTAGTGGTGAACGTAAAGAGGAGAAGGAAGAAAAAGGTGAGACTTATCACCGTATTGAACGTCGAAGCGGCCGCTTCTCGCGATCGACGATTCTGCCATGTGCCGTTCAGGAAGACGAGATTGACGCCACGATGAAGGACGGCATCTTGACCGTCGTGCTTCCAAAGTCGCCGGAAGCTCAGTCGCGCCATATCGAGGTTAAGAGTAGCTGA
- a CDS encoding BON domain-containing protein, protein MRAVRRRMDQCRYGFIFRKVSARFDNGTLTLTGQVPSFYLKQNLQELLRDIPQVQQLVNSVDVVSSCGLSSVRP, encoded by the coding sequence ATGCGAGCCGTAAGACGCCGAATGGATCAATGCCGATATGGTTTCATCTTTCGCAAGGTAAGCGCTCGTTTTGATAACGGTACGCTGACGCTGACTGGCCAAGTACCGAGCTTCTATCTGAAGCAAAACCTGCAGGAACTTCTTCGTGATATTCCCCAGGTACAGCAACTGGTGAACAGCGTCGATGTCGTCAGCAGTTGCGGACTTAGCAGCGTCCGGCCCTAG
- the csrA gene encoding carbon storage regulator CsrA encodes MLVLSRKASQTIQIGTDVTLTVLGVSGNTVRLGIEAPQEIPILRGELLNRIEKQASGELTPVPDEQHPTPKPDLQFALLNVPASVIQVP; translated from the coding sequence ATGTTGGTACTAAGTCGAAAAGCCAGTCAGACCATCCAAATTGGCACGGATGTTACTCTCACGGTTTTGGGAGTCTCTGGTAATACGGTTCGCTTGGGGATTGAGGCTCCGCAGGAGATTCCCATTCTTCGTGGCGAACTTCTTAATCGAATCGAAAAACAGGCTTCCGGCGAATTGACGCCTGTGCCTGACGAACAACACCCCACCCCGAAGCCGGACTTGCAGTTCGCCCTTCTCAACGTTCCGGCTTCGGTTATTCAAGTCCCCTAA